Proteins from a genomic interval of Arthrobacter sp. CAN_C5:
- a CDS encoding response regulator, translating into MTSVLIVDDEPLLLRALQINLRAHGYRPITAVDGTTALAVAAEHRPEIVVLDLGLPDMDGMDVITALRKWTQTPIIVLSARHGSDDVVDALDAGADDYVTKPFGLDELLARLRAASRRATAPAATVVQTADFRLDTGARQAFRGTTEVRLTPTEWKIIDQLVAHPGRLITQGQLLLEVWGPAYAKELQYLRVYLNQLRKKLEPDPTQPRYFITESGMGYRFEP; encoded by the coding sequence ATGACATCGGTCCTGATTGTCGACGACGAGCCGCTGCTCCTCCGCGCCCTGCAGATCAACCTCCGCGCCCACGGCTACCGGCCGATCACCGCTGTCGACGGGACGACGGCGCTCGCCGTGGCAGCCGAGCACCGCCCGGAGATCGTGGTGCTCGACCTGGGCCTGCCGGATATGGACGGCATGGACGTGATCACTGCACTGCGGAAGTGGACCCAAACCCCGATCATCGTGTTGTCCGCCCGCCACGGCTCCGACGACGTCGTCGACGCCCTCGACGCCGGCGCCGACGACTATGTGACCAAGCCGTTCGGCCTGGATGAACTCCTGGCGAGACTCCGAGCAGCCAGCCGTCGGGCGACGGCACCCGCCGCGACAGTGGTGCAGACCGCCGATTTCAGGCTCGACACCGGTGCGCGGCAAGCGTTCCGCGGCACCACGGAGGTACGGCTGACACCCACCGAGTGGAAGATCATCGACCAACTGGTGGCCCACCCGGGCCGGCTGATCACGCAGGGGCAACTGCTGCTGGAGGTGTGGGGTCCCGCCTACGCGAAGGAACTGCAGTATCTGCGGGTCTACCTGAACCAGCTGCGGAAGAAACTCGAACCGGATCCCACCCAACCCCGGTACTTCATCACCGAAAGCGGCATGGGGTACCGCTTTGAACCCTGA
- a CDS encoding DEAD/DEAH box helicase produces the protein MPENNTPETVIPPDAVDAPQNVEAPEADEIKFTDFGLDGRVLAALSDVGYEKPSPIQSATIPVLLEGRDVVGLAQTGTGKTAAFAIPALSRMAELADLNGPSKFTQILVLAPTRELALQVAEAFASYAKHIDNFTVLPVYGGAPYGPQLAGLRRGAQVVVGTPGRVIDHISKGSLDLSNLQYLVLDEADEMLRMGFADDVEQILSGTPDDKQVALFSATMPSAIRRIASKYLNNPAEITVKGKTSTGTNTRQRFLQVMGPHKLDALTRILEVEDFDGIIAFVRTKMATEDLADKLRSRGFQAAAINGDIPQQQRERTIEGLRDGKFDILVATDVAARGLDVERISLVVNYDIPHDTESYVHRIGRTGRAGRSGDAILFITPREKYLLRSIEKATRQPVEQMHLPSSDAVNALRMNKFAERITETLATEDVSIFRDLITSYETEHNVPANEIAAALAVMAQGSNPILVKDIPVAPAGQKERAAGRKDGFGSRGPTRSLTEGNATYRIAVGRRQRVMPGSIVGAIANEGGLSSAQIGGIDIRADHTLVELPADLSKDQWRALSKTRIGGELIHLELDKGRKPTGDRDGFKKPFKKREGEGGGFNKDRGHEGGFRSSGHSAGGGGGDRKERHGKGAGAGAGGRREKW, from the coding sequence ATGCCTGAAAATAACACTCCCGAAACCGTCATTCCTCCTGACGCCGTCGACGCTCCTCAGAATGTCGAAGCTCCCGAGGCAGACGAAATCAAGTTCACCGACTTCGGCCTCGACGGTCGCGTTCTCGCGGCCCTGAGTGACGTCGGCTATGAAAAGCCCTCTCCCATCCAGTCCGCCACCATTCCGGTGCTGCTGGAAGGGCGCGACGTCGTCGGCCTGGCGCAGACGGGTACCGGTAAGACAGCAGCATTCGCTATCCCCGCGCTGTCCCGGATGGCCGAGCTCGCCGATCTCAACGGTCCCAGCAAGTTCACGCAGATCCTGGTGCTCGCACCAACCCGCGAACTGGCGCTTCAGGTTGCCGAGGCATTCGCCTCCTACGCCAAGCACATCGACAACTTCACGGTGCTACCCGTTTACGGTGGAGCTCCTTACGGCCCCCAGCTGGCCGGCCTGCGCCGCGGCGCACAGGTAGTTGTGGGTACCCCGGGTCGCGTGATCGACCACATCTCCAAGGGTTCACTCGACCTGTCCAACCTTCAGTACCTGGTACTGGACGAGGCCGACGAGATGCTGCGCATGGGCTTTGCCGACGACGTCGAGCAGATCCTCTCCGGAACACCTGACGACAAGCAGGTGGCGCTGTTCTCGGCAACGATGCCTAGCGCCATTCGCCGCATTGCGTCGAAGTACCTCAACAACCCCGCCGAAATCACTGTCAAGGGCAAAACCTCGACCGGCACCAACACGCGCCAGCGCTTCCTGCAGGTCATGGGCCCGCACAAGCTGGACGCCCTGACGCGCATCCTCGAGGTCGAAGACTTCGATGGGATCATCGCGTTCGTGCGCACCAAGATGGCGACCGAAGACCTGGCGGACAAGTTGCGTTCACGGGGCTTCCAGGCCGCAGCAATCAACGGTGACATTCCCCAGCAGCAGCGTGAGCGGACCATTGAAGGTCTCCGCGACGGCAAGTTCGACATCCTCGTGGCCACCGACGTCGCGGCCCGCGGGCTCGACGTCGAGCGCATCTCGCTCGTGGTCAACTACGACATCCCTCACGACACCGAGTCCTACGTCCACCGCATCGGCCGTACCGGCCGCGCTGGCCGTTCAGGTGACGCGATCCTTTTCATCACGCCGCGGGAGAAGTACCTGCTGCGCTCGATCGAGAAGGCCACCCGCCAGCCTGTCGAGCAGATGCACCTGCCATCCTCCGACGCCGTCAACGCGTTGCGGATGAACAAGTTCGCCGAGCGGATCACCGAGACCCTGGCCACCGAGGATGTCTCAATCTTCCGTGACCTGATCACCAGCTACGAGACCGAGCACAACGTGCCCGCCAACGAGATCGCTGCAGCCCTCGCCGTCATGGCACAGGGCAGCAACCCGATCCTCGTCAAGGACATCCCGGTAGCCCCGGCAGGGCAGAAGGAACGCGCGGCGGGGCGCAAGGATGGTTTCGGGTCACGCGGACCAACACGCAGCCTCACCGAGGGGAACGCCACCTACCGCATCGCGGTGGGACGGCGCCAGCGGGTCATGCCGGGCTCAATCGTTGGCGCCATTGCCAACGAGGGTGGCCTGTCCTCCGCGCAGATCGGCGGCATCGATATCCGCGCCGATCACACGCTCGTGGAACTGCCCGCTGACCTGTCGAAGGACCAGTGGCGTGCCCTGTCCAAGACCCGCATCGGCGGCGAGCTGATCCACCTCGAGCTGGACAAGGGCCGCAAGCCAACAGGTGACCGCGACGGCTTCAAGAAGCCGTTTAAAAAGCGTGAAGGCGAGGGTGGCGGCTTCAACAAGGACCGCGGGCACGAGGGCGGCTTCCGCTCCTCCGGCCACAGCGCCGGCGGTGGCGGCGGGGACCGTAAGGAACGTCACGGTAAAGGTGCCGGAGCAGGTGCCGGTGGACGCCGCGAAAAGTGGTAA
- a CDS encoding DUF4118 domain-containing protein: protein MASTFMSNLGLARVGTGFALALLLPPLLEWGMVTVGSDFLAVDVLVQLAGVIAVALVGGMWPALLAAVFSTLVLNYYSTDPVGSLEITDPQNLLTLVIFIAVAVAVSLVVGLAARRSREAAAASAEAATLGELARGVLAAEDTLQGFLAHVRTHFQVDAVGLFTRDARGGPPPVLLASDVAPDNASPDHPTPGDVSLGAPIDDLFAADTTENLPDELVLALYGRALNTRERSLLTAFGSQLTAMRQRQELVVSSQANRRLTEGNVMRTAILRAVSHDLRTPLAGIKLAVSSLRHEAVQLPVDEQKELLETIEDYADRLDALINNLLDMSRLTGDAVTPHLRAVHWADVLPGALIGLPPQRVRVEIPGNLPPVVADPGMLERVIANLVENADKYAGGEDIVISGSVEGIVGHVDDGVPAGELRVVDHGRGVTADDADTIFQPFQRASDAPAGAGVGLGLAVAKGFTEVMGGQLIAEATPGGGLTLRIRLPLATGLRDGEPGSTVTPHPMVGHGSP, encoded by the coding sequence ATGGCCTCTACCTTCATGAGCAACCTGGGCCTCGCCCGGGTGGGCACCGGATTCGCCCTTGCGTTGCTGCTCCCGCCCCTCCTCGAATGGGGAATGGTCACAGTGGGCAGCGACTTCCTCGCCGTGGACGTGCTGGTGCAGCTGGCGGGTGTGATCGCCGTCGCGCTGGTGGGTGGGATGTGGCCCGCGCTGCTGGCCGCCGTATTCAGCACCCTGGTCCTTAACTACTACTCGACCGACCCAGTCGGTTCGCTGGAGATCACGGACCCGCAGAATCTTCTGACGCTGGTCATCTTCATCGCCGTGGCAGTGGCGGTGTCACTGGTGGTGGGCCTGGCTGCCCGCCGCTCCCGGGAGGCCGCGGCGGCGAGCGCTGAAGCGGCGACGCTTGGGGAACTGGCCCGCGGCGTGCTGGCGGCCGAGGACACCCTCCAGGGTTTCCTCGCCCACGTGCGCACCCACTTCCAGGTCGACGCAGTAGGTCTGTTCACCCGGGACGCCCGGGGCGGACCCCCACCGGTACTGCTTGCCAGTGACGTCGCCCCCGATAATGCCTCGCCCGACCACCCGACGCCGGGTGATGTTTCGCTGGGCGCCCCAATCGACGACCTGTTCGCAGCTGACACCACCGAAAACCTCCCGGACGAGCTGGTCCTCGCCCTCTACGGGAGGGCCCTGAACACGAGGGAGCGGAGCCTCCTCACCGCTTTCGGCTCCCAGCTCACCGCGATGCGGCAGCGCCAGGAACTGGTTGTCAGCTCCCAGGCCAACCGGCGCCTGACCGAGGGCAACGTCATGCGGACGGCGATCCTGCGGGCCGTCTCGCATGACCTGCGGACGCCCCTGGCGGGCATCAAGCTCGCCGTCAGCAGCCTGCGCCACGAGGCGGTCCAACTACCCGTCGATGAACAGAAGGAACTCCTCGAAACCATCGAGGACTACGCTGACCGGCTGGACGCCCTGATCAACAACCTTCTGGACATGTCCCGGTTGACGGGCGACGCCGTGACACCGCACCTCCGCGCCGTGCACTGGGCCGATGTGCTTCCAGGCGCCCTGATCGGACTCCCGCCGCAGCGGGTCCGGGTCGAGATCCCCGGGAACCTGCCGCCGGTCGTCGCCGACCCCGGAATGCTGGAACGCGTCATCGCCAACCTGGTCGAGAACGCCGACAAGTACGCGGGCGGCGAGGACATTGTCATCAGCGGGTCGGTTGAGGGGATTGTCGGTCACGTCGACGACGGCGTGCCAGCCGGTGAGTTGCGGGTGGTCGACCACGGGCGGGGAGTCACAGCGGACGACGCCGACACCATCTTCCAGCCATTCCAGCGCGCCAGCGACGCCCCCGCCGGTGCAGGAGTGGGCCTCGGCCTCGCCGTCGCAAAGGGGTTCACCGAGGTGATGGGCGGACAGCTCATTGCAGAGGCGACGCCGGGCGGCGGGCTGACCCTGCGCATCCGGCTGCCGTTGGCAACAGGGTTGCGCGACGGCGAGCCAGGCAGCACGGTAACCCCGCACCCGATGGTGGGTCACGGTTCACCATGA
- a CDS encoding MOSC domain-containing protein has protein sequence MTTGSLLAVCRVHALLPTQDSTGVTAIDKRPVDGPVAVHKLGLTGDIQASRKHHGGESKALYAYSQQDADYWDEELGRDMSPGKFGENLRVAGIDASRAVIGERWQVGDDVVLEVTAPRTPCVNFARFLKEPRWVKRFAEENRVGTYLRVISKGQITAGDTVTVVNRPEHGITGHDVFAGLDADAAQRLLSAEKQGVRLSPEIHKVVAAILRRA, from the coding sequence ATGACAACAGGTTCCCTACTCGCCGTGTGCCGCGTCCATGCCCTGCTGCCCACGCAGGACTCGACCGGGGTCACCGCCATCGACAAGCGGCCCGTCGACGGCCCGGTCGCCGTCCATAAACTGGGTCTCACCGGCGACATCCAGGCCAGCCGGAAACACCACGGTGGCGAATCCAAGGCCCTCTACGCCTACTCCCAACAGGACGCCGACTACTGGGATGAAGAACTGGGGCGGGACATGAGCCCGGGCAAATTCGGGGAGAACCTCAGGGTGGCAGGAATCGACGCGAGCCGCGCCGTCATCGGCGAACGCTGGCAGGTGGGCGACGACGTCGTCCTCGAAGTGACAGCGCCGCGCACCCCCTGCGTTAACTTCGCCCGGTTCCTCAAGGAGCCGCGCTGGGTGAAACGTTTCGCCGAGGAGAACCGGGTTGGTACCTACCTTCGTGTGATCAGTAAGGGACAGATCACGGCGGGGGACACCGTCACCGTAGTCAACCGCCCGGAGCACGGCATTACGGGCCACGATGTGTTCGCGGGGCTCGACGCCGACGCCGCCCAGCGGCTCCTCTCCGCCGAAAAACAGGGTGTGAGGCTCAGCCCCGAGATCCACAAGGTGGTTGCCGCCATCCTGCGCCGGGCGTAG
- a CDS encoding SDR family oxidoreductase: protein MARKSALITGVGRTVGLGAGIARRLAVDGWDLALSYWHPYDQRVNGTANPASEVQELIPELEALGSRVIALPGDLEDSKTPGELVAAARTELGTLSGLVLSHTESVDSGLLTTSLKSFDRHFAVNVRASWQLINAFALQCNDGGGAIVALTSDHTAGNLPYGASKGALDRIVIAAARELGERGISSNALNPGPVDTGWMTEEVRRDLTQRQPTGRLGTPADIGGVVAFLLSQDGRWVNGQLVKADGGFSA, encoded by the coding sequence ATGGCAAGGAAATCCGCACTCATCACCGGGGTTGGACGAACGGTGGGGTTGGGCGCCGGGATTGCCCGCCGCCTCGCCGTCGACGGCTGGGATCTGGCCCTGAGTTACTGGCACCCCTACGACCAGCGGGTCAACGGCACCGCCAACCCGGCGTCCGAGGTGCAGGAGCTGATACCGGAGCTGGAGGCACTCGGGTCACGGGTGATCGCGCTGCCCGGGGACCTCGAGGATTCCAAGACGCCCGGGGAACTGGTCGCTGCCGCCCGGACCGAACTCGGCACGCTCAGCGGGCTGGTGCTCTCCCACACCGAAAGCGTCGACTCCGGGCTGCTGACCACTTCGCTGAAAAGCTTCGACAGGCATTTTGCGGTCAACGTCCGCGCCTCCTGGCAACTTATCAACGCGTTTGCACTGCAGTGCAATGACGGCGGGGGAGCGATCGTTGCCCTCACCAGTGACCACACGGCGGGCAACCTGCCCTACGGCGCCTCCAAAGGGGCACTGGACCGGATTGTGATCGCCGCGGCACGGGAACTTGGCGAGCGCGGTATCAGCTCCAATGCGCTGAACCCGGGACCGGTCGACACCGGCTGGATGACCGAGGAGGTGCGGCGGGACCTCACCCAGCGCCAACCAACTGGCCGTCTGGGCACTCCGGCAGATATCGGCGGGGTCGTCGCGTTCCTGCTGTCCCAGGACGGCCGCTGGGTCAATGGCCAATTGGTCAAGGCCGACGGCGGATTCTCCGCCTGA